A stretch of DNA from Gimesia chilikensis:
ACAGGAAAAGCGGGTTTTACAGGAGATCTGGCAATCAAGGATGACCGGATCGTCAAAATTGCCCCGGAAATCGAAGCATCCGCCGATCAGGTCATTTCCTGCAAGGGACTGATCATCGCCCCGGGCTTCATCGACCTGCATAATCACAGCGATCGGCAGATTGTTTCCCCCCTGACCCGGGCGAATATGAACTTTATCACCCAGGGATGTACCACCGTGGTCACGGGAAACTGCGGTAGTGGCCCGGTTGATACAGGAGAATATTATCGGCAGATTGACGCCGCGGGTAGCGGGACGAATGTGATGCACCTGATTCCGCAGGGTTCTCTGCGAGACCATGTAATGGGCTCCGGTCAGCGGGAACCGACGGAAGCAGAACTGAAGAAGATGCAGGAGTTGGCCCGCCGTGCGATGCTGGACGGTGCCTGGGGAATGTCGACCGGTTTGATCTATGTGCCGAGCTCGTATGCAGATACGGATGAGCTGATTACGCTGGCGAAGATCGTCGCCGAGTATAACGGCATCTATGCCAGCCACATTCGGAATGAAAGTACGGAGCTGCTGGCAGCTGTCAATGAAGCTTTAAAGATCGGTCAGCAAGCCAAGTTGCCTGTACATATTTCTCATTTCAAATCGAGTGGTCGGGATGCCTGGGGGCTGGTTCTGCGCGCCGCAGCGATGATCGACGAAGCCCGCCAGCAGGGTCAGACTGTGACTGCGGACCAGTATCCTTATATCGCGTCCAGCACATCTCTGGGCGCCACCCTGATTCCAGCCTGGGCCCGGGCTGGAGGCAACAAGGAACTGGTAGCCCGTCTGGAAGCCCCGGAGACCTCTAAGAAGATCATTAAACAGATCGAGAAGAACATTGAAAAACGCGAGGGTGGAAGTGCGGTTCGGATTGCCCGCTACGCGGATCGGCCCAACTGGGTGGGTAAGAACCTGCAGCAGATTGCGGATCAGGAGCAGAAAAGCATCCTGGAAATCGTGCTCGAGATCACCCGGCACGGGGGCGCGTCGGTCGTTAACTTCAGCATGAACGAAGAGGACGTGCGTCAGATCATGAAAATCGACTGGGTTGCGACCGCGTCGGACGGACGTGCTTATCTACCTGGTTCAGATCGTCCCCATCCCCGTAATTACGGAACCTTTCCCCGGAAACTCGGTTATTATTCGCTGCAGGAAAAAGTAATCCCGCTGGAAAAGGCCGTTCGCAGTGCCAGTGGCCTGCCGGCTGACATCCTGGGCTTAACGGACCGAGGCTATTTAAAAGAAGGCGCTTATGCGGATATTGTAGTCTTCGATCCCGCAAAGCTGATCGATCAGGCGACGTTTGACAATCCGCATCAGTATTCCGAGGGAATCCGTTACCTGTTTGTGAATGGGACACCTGCCATCAATGGTGGCTTTCCCACAGGCAGCCTGGCGGGCAAAGCACTCCGACGTCCGCAACCGGAAAAGTAATCGCATCAGAAACATCCAAAGCAGGCCGCCTGATGGTCTGTCTCAATACAGGAAGGTCCTTAGTTGAATCCCTGCCGCGTCGAGTTACTGGTCAGTGTGCGTAATTGTGAAGAAATCGCTGCTGCGCTGGCCGGGGGTTGTGATCTGCTCGACTTCAAAGAGCCGGAGAACGGCGCACTGGGAATGGTCGATGCTGAATCCCTGCAGGCGATCACGGTCTACTGCGAACGCCACAGCATCACTCAACCCCTCAGTATGGCACTGGGCGAACTGGTTGAGTGGAGAGAGCGTAGCTCAATGACCCGCATCCCCTCGGCCATGAAGTACCTGAAACTGGGACTCTCCGAAACCCGGGCACTGCCCGACTGGAAGTCCTGCTGGCGGGAGTTGACCGAACGGATCGAAACGGAACATCAACGGCAGTTCGACTGGATCGCGGTCGCTTATGCAGACTGGGAACAGGCATCGGCAGCCTCTCCCCTCGAAGTCCTGTCGGCTGCGATTGAGAGCCGATGCGCTGGTCTGCTGATTGACACTTTCCACAAGCAGGGCCCCGGGTTAACGGACCTGCTCTCTCTGGAGCTGCTGGACGAGCTCATTCAACGGGCGCATCGACACGGGTTGAAGGTCGCGCTGGCAGGTTCTATTCGCCTGGGTGACCTGGAGACACTCTCTCCCCTGCAACCGGATATCGTTGGAATTCGGGGGGCAGCCTGTACGAGAAATCGACGTACCAGTTCGATCGAGTCGTCCGCAGTGCGCGAATTCAGAATGCAGCTGGAAGAACAGTTCCACTGTCATCCCTGGGGATGAACGACGGTCTCAGGAAGCACTACCGGCAGCGACGGTCTGTTCCTTATGATCCTTCTGGGGATTGTAAGGAGCATACTCTTTGAGCTTGAGTTTCTGAATCATGGGGATCACCTGATCGGCGGGAATCGCGAAGGACTTGGTTCTGCCAGCCCGGGCGATGTTCAAGCCAATGGCCTTCCCCTGCAGGTCAACAATGACGCCGCCACAGTCTTCGGGGCGAAGTACGGTATCGTGCTGCAGGACTTCAGAGAAACCGGTTTTACGGCGACTCAAGGCGCCTCCCATTTTCTTCTGCATTTCCCGCAGGCGATCGTAGATCAGCATCTGGGGATCGGTGAGGACCACCACTGCGTTGATTTCTTCTTCATCTCTCAGTAACCGGACCTGGACACGATCGCCGGGTAGAAACTTTCGGATGAACCGCGAGAGTGAACTGGCACTGTCGATGTTTTCGCCGGCCACATTCAGAATCACATCGCCTGGTTTCAGGCCCGCTTCTTCGGCACCACTTTCGCGCATCACCTGTTTGACCAGGGCGCCTCCGTTGGCATCATCGATCTGCACGCCCAGAACTCCCGGGGCGGGTTTGATATCGCGGCGTGTCACGCTGAGTACGCCGACACTCACGGGAGACATGCTCAGGCCGGGAGTGACCAGCCACTGACCGACTTTGGGGTCAGTTACTGACTGCCATTGAACTGTAGGCAGATTCCGGGCATCAATTTTGAGCAGCGCCAGATCGAGCTTACCGTCGACGCCGATGATTTCGGCTTCGTAGCGTTCGGCGGTTGTGAGTTCGCAGGTCACTTTTCCTTCCAGCTGGCTGGCTTTGGTCAGGATCCAGCCATCAGATTCCACGATGGCTCCCAGTGAGGCCTCTCTGCCATTCACACGGACGCGGACCGTCCAGGAACGGGGAGTCGAAACGACAGACCGGAACGCGCGACGCATTTGAGAACCGCTGGTCAGCTGGCTCGGCTGCAGTTGATCGAAAGCGGAGGCACTGTCTGTCAGCCACCCAGCGCAGGTGGTGATGATTAAAGTCAGAGCGAACAGCCGGACTATCTGCGGAATGCGGTTTTTATGATCCTGGTTCAAGAGCTTCTCCTCACATCACTTTATTATCAGATCCGAACTACGAAGCAGTCATCCAGATCGCGATCAAGTTTGTATTAATCCCGGGCGGCGAGTTGAACTTCAAACGACATGCTTTTGCCGTCACGCGTCAGTTGAACCTGCACCGTCTGCCCCGGTTTGTATTGTTGAACGACTTCCGCCAGTTGTTCGATGCCGGTAATCTTCTCATCGTTCAGCTGGTAAATAATGTCGTTCTCTTTCAGGCCGGCGATTTCTGCGGGAAATCCGCGGGTGACGCCGGTCACTTTACATCCTTGATCTGTCGTTTCGCCATTGACGCCGAGGACGGCATTCTGGCCGAGAGGCTTCGCCCCCCACATATCGCCGGAAACAAGTTTTTCCCAGTCGTCCTGAAATGCGGAGACGGGGATATGAAAATTCCAGCTGGTAGAGGGACCGATGCGGCTGTGAATGCCAACCACCTCTCCCTGCATATTATATAACGGGCCACCTGAGTCTCCGCCGATCAGCGTGCAATCAGTCTGGAGCAGATGTTTTTTCCGGGTCACGACCCGTCCCAGCCGTACGACAGGGGGACGCCCTGCCTGATAACCGTTCGGGTGTCCGGTGGCCATCACCCACTCACCGGTTTTGATCTGGGAGATGTCTCCCATTTTGGCGGCTGTGAGTTTGCTGATATCGACTTCGTCATCTTCAATCAGTTTCACCAGTCCGGCATCGAGACCGCGGTTCAGGCCCATGGTACGGCCTTTCAACGTGCGGCCATCGTGTAGGATGATGGTGGCATCTTTCTGAGCGAGTCCGATGACATGTGCGGCTGTGAGGATGTAGCCGGCTTTGTTATCAATGATTACCCCACTCCCCTGAGCATCGCCGACCCGTACGGAGACCGTACTGTGAATCGATTTTTCTGTCAGGGAAGTGACCTGCCGTTCAATCTCCTGGAGATCCTCCAGGGAATCGGGAACGGTCTTGAAAAAGACTTCGGAAAGTTTCGCTGGGGCGACAGGGGTAACAACGGGTTTACGTACCTCAACTTCCTGAGCGTTGGCGGGCGCCAGAGAAAGCAGGAAAAGGGCCATTGCACTGACGAGAGTGCGTTGCACCAAATCACCGGTTGTGGCTCTGAAGAAGATCAAGGGGCTCAAACTCATACCTCGTCAGCAGGAAACTTTGCGGGATGTATTTCTCAGGAAAGAAATACTGCATATAGAATACGCGATGTACATGAGCATTTTCAAGAAAAAACAGGAAATTCCGCATGGATGGGCGTTTTTCTAAATTCCTTAAAAAAGGTGACTTGTGTCGTGTTTAGGGGTTAAGAAAGATTTTGAGAAATCCATAACTGGACTTTCTCAATCCTTATGAAATGGCCTTGAAATCGCTATGATCCGTATGATTGTTCCCCGCAAGAAGCGGTACAGATACGCCCTTTTTCACTCAGAGAGAGAAGTCACACCTCATGGAAGTAGAACAGACCGGTTTTCCCGGGTTACTGGTGATCACCCCCCGGGTCTTTTCTGACGAACGTGGTTTTTTCAAAGAAACGTACCAGGAGGAGCGGTACAAGGAAGCTGGCGTCGATGCCTCTTTTGTACAGGATAATGCATCCCGCTCCACTGCCGGCATTCTCAGGGGACTGCATTACCAGATTCAGCACCCCCAGGCCAAACTGGTGCATGTCATGGAAGGGGAAATTCTGGACGTCTGTGTTGACCTGCGGAAGAATTCCCCCACGTTCGGCCAGTCCTACTCCATCCGCCTGACGGGCGAGAACCACAAGCAACTCTATGTGCCCCCGGGTTTTGCCCACGGTTTTTATGTCATGAGCCCCCAGGTTGATTTTGTGTATAAGTGTGGCGATTATTATTACCCCGAACACGACCGGACTCTGCTCTGGAACGATCCCGATCTGGGAATTGACTGGCCGCTCTCAGGCGAGCCACTGCTCTCGGAGAAAGACCGTCGAGGGCTGCCGCTGAAAGAATGTGAAGTTTTCGAATCGCTATGAAACAGCCGCGAATCGCTCTGACAATGGGAGATGTCTCTGGCATCGGTCCCCAGTTACTGGATGCCCTGTGCGTTCAGCCAGAACTGAATGAACTCTGCTGCCCGGTCGTCTATGGCAATGCGGAGGTTCTGCAGCGTGCTGCCCGCCATTCCGGGAGTGGACTGGAAGTCATTTCCGTCGATCAACTACCAGAAGAACTCTCATCCCGGCCGGGAGCAGTCTACTGCATTGACCGCGGACGCGCGGATGTGGCGGAAGCGACACCCTGCCAGGTCGATGCCCGCGCGGGTCGCGGCGCGTACGACTACCTGGTCAGCGCCATCGATGACTGTCTGGCGGGGAAAGTGGATGCGATCACCACGGCCCCCTTGAATAAGGAATCACTGCATCGAGGCGGCATTGATTATCCGGGACATACTGAGATCCTGGCTGACCGGTGTCAGGTAGCAGACTTTGGAATGATGCTCTATCTACCGGGCAGTGATGTGATTCAATCACCGGCTGGTCTGGGAATCGTGCATGCGACCCTGCATACTTCCATCGCCAGCGTTCCCGGCCTGTTGAAAACTGATGAGATCTTTGAGAAGACGCGGCTGATCGCAGAACTGATGCAGATCATGGGCGCGGAACCTCCCCGGGTCGCTGTCTGTGCATTGAACCCCCATGCGGGAGAACATGGTCTGTTTGGTGATGAGGAAGCGCGGATCATCGCCCCGGCCGTCGAACGGGCCCGGGCCTCTGGTCTGAATGCGACAGGTCCTCTACCGGCCGATACACTAATTCGTCGTGCCGTACATGGGGAGTTTGACGCGGTCGTCGCCATGTATCACGACCAGGGACACATCCCCTTTAAGCTGCTCGGCTTTGATCAGGCGGTCAATATTACGCTGGGATTGCCGATCGTCCGGACCAGCCCCAGTCATGGCACCGCGTTTGACATTGCCTGGAGCGACATCAAGCCTGAGACCAGAGGCATCATGGAAGCCGTCCGGGCCGCGGTCAAACTGGCCGCACACCAGAAACAGATTCAAACCGATTAAAACCTTTCCTGACACAGGACTGAACATGGAAAAGCAACACTTTATCCCCCACCCTGAACCCGATGCGACCAACCTGCTGCTGATTCGTCATGGAGCCACTCCCCCGAACGAACAGCGGCCCTATATTCTGCAGGGTTGCGGCATCAATCCCAGTCTGAGTGAATCGGGACAAAAGCAGGCTCAGGCCCTGGCGACTTTCCTAGCGGAGAACTGTTCGATCGACCATATCTACAGCAGTCCGATGATCCGTGCGAAAGAGACGGCCCAGGCGGTCTGTGCACATTTCAATCTGACTCCGCAGGAAGTCACGGAGATTCACGAATGCGATGTGGGTCTCTGGGAAGGAAAATCCTGGGACATCATTGAGCAGGAATCGCCGGCCGCCTACAAAGCGTTCATGGATGACCCCTACCGGAACCGTTACGAAGGCGGAGAATCTTACGGCGATGTATTCAATCGTTGTGAGCCTGCACTCCGGTCACTGCTGGAACGCCATACCGGCGAGACGATCGCGGTGGTCGCGCATAACGTAATCAACCGGGTCTATCTGGCCAGCCTGCTGGGACTTCCCATCGAAAAAGCCAAGGACATCAAGCAAAACAATACCGGTATCAACATCATCCGCCATCATGCAGGGGAAACCAAAGTGGTGACGATGAATGCCATCTTCCATTTGAGTAGTGTCCCCCATTAAACAGGACGCGGTTGTCACTCAGCACTATTTCTGCTGCTGGAGATACTGACTGAGTGTCTCCAGATTGCTGCTGAAGCGATCACTGGCGATGTACCTGGTATTCACCGGGAATTTGGGTTGCCCCACCAGGCGTTCGCCCGTACTGACGCTAATCCAACGTGCCTGATCGTCCAGGTCGTAGAGAATCGCTTTCACGCGGATCAGCAACTGCTTCGGAGTCAGCTCAGTCTTTAGTTCCCGACCTGCGCTGACGGCTTTAAACTCACGTTCGAGTTCTTTGACCTCTGAGTTGATCTTCCAGCCGTAGTGCCGGGGCAGATCGGAATCGTCGTAGGTCAGGCTGTACTTTTTTCCGCTGCGGTTCATGTAGAGCGGGCGATTGGTCTGCAGTTCGTAGTAGCGGGCGAGCTGCCCATCGGGTAACTGGGAGCGTTTTAACCAGGCGAGTGCCCGGGGAATCGGTTCCAGATATTTTTTCTCGCCGCTGAAACGGTAGATCCGCATCAGGGTGGCAATCACATCCTGGGTCTCTCCCCCGGTAATGGCCGGTGGTTCGAAGCGACGGGCCCAGATGGGTTGCATATCGTAGTTATACTGCTGCGCCCAGGCGGGCTGTGGTTCGGGTAACTGAGACACAATCAGGAAGTCGCCCAGTTTGAGCACCGCCTGTTTCAGGCGTTCGTCTTTGTAGATTTCGTAGGCGTCCAGCAGTGTCGTGCAGACATAGCCGGCCAGACCGTCGTTGAGGGTATAATAGTCCCAGTAGTTTTTGATACGTCCTTCCGTCCGCCAGTCGTATTGGGGAAAGCTGGCCGGTTTCGCGGGGATCTGTGGCACCGGTTCGGTCCAGACCTGGGGAAAGGCCCCCACGGGAAACTGTGCCGCCAGCAGGGCATTCAACGCGACCTGGGCAGATTCATGGATCTGTTTGTGCTGAAACTTATGAGCCTGATCGACATGAATGATGAGGCGAATTGCCGACTGCGAAATTCCGTCGTCGAGGGTCGAGTTGTTCTTGCCACGCCCCTTCCCATTCCGGTACTCGGCGGTCAGTTTACTGCGGGGATTGAAATCAACCGAATTCGTCCAGCCTCCCGATTTTAACTGACCATAAACGAGTGCCAGTGCGGCATCGGTGGCGGCATCGAGATAGAACTGGTCCCCGGTCGCTTCATAAGCCGAGAGGAACGCCATTCCCACTGTCGGTGTGCCGGGAGGCTGCACCCAGATCTGATCCGGAGACGCCTTACCTTCGCCCCAGCGTTCTTTCAGATCCAGGCTGTAGTAGTAAACGTAGCCTCCGTGCAGAGCGAGCTTATTGCGATAAAACTCGCTGGCCGCCCGCATCGCTTTCGTGACGTTCTCTTTAGAGACCGGCACCGCCGCCTGAGCGTCAGCAGTCCTGAAACCGAGGAGAGCAATCATTGAAATTCCCAGCAGAATCGACACTATACGGCCCGGCTTATGCACAACGAACTCCTCTCATATCTGATAACAGAACGGTTTCAGAACAGACTCACGCTTTAAACGGATTCACTCCTTGACGGGAATCCACTGGACGGCGTCGATGATGACATAGCCGTTGGCATCGGCATTGGTCACTTCGACAGCCGCTGTTTTGTCCGGTGTGAATTCAAATTCTCCCAGCGAGATAAACACGCCTTCCAGAGGTGGTGTCTGACGCTGGTCGATGGTTTTGGAAGTAGATCCCCCCGCATGCTGCACGGTCACTTTGACCTGCGAGCTACGATTGGAGTTCGGTGGATAGGCATAGCGAACTTCGTAGCGTCCCGCCTGGGGAACTTTGGTTTCAAAGCGGGCGGCGGCTTTGCCATCACGCGTATTTGACTCGTGACTGTAACCCGACGCCACATACTTCTTCGCCGAGCGGCTGGTCTGCCAGAGCCCGGTCAGTTTGGCCTGTGCATCGTCGACAACAATGCCTTTGAGTGTTTCCGGATTAATGCCGTTACTTCCATATTTGACTTCGGCAGGAGCTTCCAGAATCTGGCCCTCTTTGATCAACTGGGTTTTGAGCTGATCGTAAGGCACATCCTGCACGTCCAGTTTCTGATCCAGGGCGATCGCAGCTGCCGTCGCAGCGGAGTGACCGAGAATCATGAAAACGGGCTCCATGCGGATCGAACCGAAGGCGATGTGCGAGCTGGAAACACAGACCGGCACCAGCAGGTTGGCACATTCCCCTTTTTTCGGAACGAGGCTGCCGTAAGCAATTTCATAGGGACCACGGGTCGAAACGCCGATGTCCCCTTCGTTCTGCACGTAGCCTTCCGGAGTGACATACCGCTGTACGTTGTGTGAGTCCATCGTGTAGGAACCCATGCCGACCGAATCGGGGGTAGGTTTCTTTTTGAGCAGTTCGTTTTCGGTCATCACGAATTCGCCGATCATCCGGCGGGCTTCACGGATGTAAAGCTGATGGGGCCAGTTGCCGTTATCGGTGAACTCATCTTTCGCCAGTCCCCATTTCTGCATCTTCTGCTGCACTTCTTTAGGAACACGGGGATCGTTGGCGATGAAGTACAGCCAGCCTTTCTGGTAAGTTTCGTGCTCTTTGATAATCTCTTTACGGCGTTCGTAGGATGCTTCGGGATAGTCGTAGTTATAGCCGATGTTGTCGGTACTCATGGGACCGTGATTGTTGGTATCGGTCTTAAAGTTCGGAATGGGATCAAACTTGGCAAACGTCTGTCGCCAGCCAGCATCATAAATTCGTAGCAAGAGTTCGTACTGGGCGGGGTCGTAGCCTTCCGGCTTCGGAAACGGAACGCGATTCTCGTCGTGGTTGGTCAGGCACATGCGGAAACAGTAGGCCTGAATTTTGTCATCGCCCGAACCGTATTTTCCGGGGTCGGCACCACTGATGCGAGGCAGCAGTCCGCTGGCTGGATCGCCGGGTACTTTGTAGGGACTGATCTTTTCTTTGACCGCATTCGGACCAAAGTGGTGCCGGTGATGCAGTACGCCGGTCTGCACACCATTCCATTCTTCACCATAGACACTGTTGGCTTCGCGGCCCACGTGGTAGCTCACGCCGGCAGTTGCCAGCAGGTCACCTTCGTAAGTGGCGTCGATAAACATCTTCCCCTGGAAGGTTTTGCCACTGAGCGTTTTGATGGCGGTGATTCGGTCTCCGTCTTTGGTAACTCCAGACTTGCGATCCAGCCATTCGTCACGGTAAACGGGAATTTCGTATTCTTTCACGAACTCATCAAACACAGCCTCGGCCACGTGTGGTTCGAAAATCCACATGGTGCGTTGCTTACCATCGATGGCGGGAGTCCCCTGTCCTTTGTCGCCGTAGTCTTTTCGCTGCTGCCACTTCCAGGCATCCGGGGTCTGATAGTGTTTCCAGACGCGATGATAGAATTCGCGAGCCAGGCCGCCGATAACGGCTTTATTGCCGGTGTCTGTCCAGCCCAGACCACCACTGGAAAGCCCTCCCAGATGTGTATCGGGGCAGACGATAACAGCGGTCTTCCCCAGTCGCTTCGCCTGAACGGCTGCGGTGACGGCCCCGGAGGTGCCACCATAGACGACGACATCATATTCCTTGCCTTGTGCCTTCGGGACAACCAGTAACAGAAACAGTCCGCAGGCGAGCAGTTGCGACATCCACTTCATTTATTCTCTCTCTTAAGTCTCTAACGATGCTGAAAATTCCAAGGGTAATTCATACAGAAAAATCATTCTAACGGCGCGAATGGGCAATACCTAGTCAGAAAACCATGCTGTCCCCGGTTCCCACCGGATTCACTGTTAACAATCATTAGTAATTCGGCGCATCCAGCAGCATTGCTTTACCGACGTCGATTGTTGACTGGAGCCCAACCTGCTTTAATGTCTGCCAACCAGGAAGCGATCAGATTGATCGCCTTATCGCCCGACTGAAGGAATCGCCCCCGTGACTGAAGAACTGACCGCCTACCACGAAGTGGGACATGTGCTGATGGCCGTGTATGTCGGTGCCCGCGTCTATTCGGTGACGATCGATCCCGACTGGGATGATGGTCCCGAGCGATACGGAGACGCCGAGATCGCCTGGCCCCAGGGGGTGTTCGATGACAAGACCCTGTGTGAAAAAGCGATTCTCGTGGCACTGGCCGGTCCGGTTGCCGAGATGATTCACACGGGTGATCCTTTTCATCCGGCTCTGGTGGCAGAATGGTCGGGGGACTGGCAGCAGGCGTGGGAAGCAGCTTCCGCACTGGTTCCTCAGCGACAGGCACGCATGCAGTACCTCGAGCAGAAGACACTCAGCCTGTATCAGCTGTATCGGCAGGACAACTACTGGGCGGCGATTGGAGAACTGGTCGATCAACTGCTGGCCCATGAGACGCTCGAAGAAGAGATGATCTACGACACGATCTCCAGTTGGATATCCATTAACGGTCAGTAGACTGTCAGTCCGTGCCCCGATCATGGTATTCTTCGATCGTCCTGAGAATCTCTTGTGCGAGGGTGATTCGTTCGGCATCGGAATCCGTCAGTCGTTCGATCAGTTGCAGCCGCGCCAGATACTCGGCCGGGAAACCGTGAAAACGGGCTCCCCGGAGAACCAGCTCATGGTACCAGTCGAAAGGCTGCAGAGCGGGATCAACAAACGCGGTCATCGCCTGGTAGGTAAACACACGCATCAAACCTTGTTCATGCGTCAGCACATCCACCTCGCGAATCTCATATCCTTGTCCCAGCGATTCGAAGCGGTCGAGTTCCCATTTCTGTTCTGTCGTAATCTGGTAGACGGCCCCCCATACACCACCTGCGGTTGAGTCCTGAATCGTAATATCACATTTCCCGGACGCATCGACGCCGACTTTGTGAAAGCGGAGGTCTGCCTGCTCGAGCAAGGCGATTCCCTGAAACTGACAGCGACCGATGCGC
This window harbors:
- a CDS encoding (5-formylfuran-3-yl)methyl phosphate synthase, producing MNPCRVELLVSVRNCEEIAAALAGGCDLLDFKEPENGALGMVDAESLQAITVYCERHSITQPLSMALGELVEWRERSSMTRIPSAMKYLKLGLSETRALPDWKSCWRELTERIETEHQRQFDWIAVAYADWEQASAASPLEVLSAAIESRCAGLLIDTFHKQGPGLTDLLSLELLDELIQRAHRHGLKVALAGSIRLGDLETLSPLQPDIVGIRGAACTRNRRTSSIESSAVREFRMQLEEQFHCHPWG
- the pdxA gene encoding 4-hydroxythreonine-4-phosphate dehydrogenase PdxA; this encodes MKQPRIALTMGDVSGIGPQLLDALCVQPELNELCCPVVYGNAEVLQRAARHSGSGLEVISVDQLPEELSSRPGAVYCIDRGRADVAEATPCQVDARAGRGAYDYLVSAIDDCLAGKVDAITTAPLNKESLHRGGIDYPGHTEILADRCQVADFGMMLYLPGSDVIQSPAGLGIVHATLHTSIASVPGLLKTDEIFEKTRLIAELMQIMGAEPPRVAVCALNPHAGEHGLFGDEEARIIAPAVERARASGLNATGPLPADTLIRRAVHGEFDAVVAMYHDQGHIPFKLLGFDQAVNITLGLPIVRTSPSHGTAFDIAWSDIKPETRGIMEAVRAAVKLAAHQKQIQTD
- a CDS encoding histidine phosphatase family protein, translating into MEKQHFIPHPEPDATNLLLIRHGATPPNEQRPYILQGCGINPSLSESGQKQAQALATFLAENCSIDHIYSSPMIRAKETAQAVCAHFNLTPQEVTEIHECDVGLWEGKSWDIIEQESPAAYKAFMDDPYRNRYEGGESYGDVFNRCEPALRSLLERHTGETIAVVAHNVINRVYLASLLGLPIEKAKDIKQNNTGINIIRHHAGETKVVTMNAIFHLSSVPH
- a CDS encoding pectate lyase, with product MIALLGFRTADAQAAVPVSKENVTKAMRAASEFYRNKLALHGGYVYYYSLDLKERWGEGKASPDQIWVQPPGTPTVGMAFLSAYEATGDQFYLDAATDAALALVYGQLKSGGWTNSVDFNPRSKLTAEYRNGKGRGKNNSTLDDGISQSAIRLIIHVDQAHKFQHKQIHESAQVALNALLAAQFPVGAFPQVWTEPVPQIPAKPASFPQYDWRTEGRIKNYWDYYTLNDGLAGYVCTTLLDAYEIYKDERLKQAVLKLGDFLIVSQLPEPQPAWAQQYNYDMQPIWARRFEPPAITGGETQDVIATLMRIYRFSGEKKYLEPIPRALAWLKRSQLPDGQLARYYELQTNRPLYMNRSGKKYSLTYDDSDLPRHYGWKINSEVKELEREFKAVSAGRELKTELTPKQLLIRVKAILYDLDDQARWISVSTGERLVGQPKFPVNTRYIASDRFSSNLETLSQYLQQQK
- a CDS encoding S1C family serine protease, translating into MNQDHKNRIPQIVRLFALTLIITTCAGWLTDSASAFDQLQPSQLTSGSQMRRAFRSVVSTPRSWTVRVRVNGREASLGAIVESDGWILTKASQLEGKVTCELTTAERYEAEIIGVDGKLDLALLKIDARNLPTVQWQSVTDPKVGQWLVTPGLSMSPVSVGVLSVTRRDIKPAPGVLGVQIDDANGGALVKQVMRESGAEEAGLKPGDVILNVAGENIDSASSLSRFIRKFLPGDRVQVRLLRDEEEINAVVVLTDPQMLIYDRLREMQKKMGGALSRRKTGFSEVLQHDTVLRPEDCGGVIVDLQGKAIGLNIARAGRTKSFAIPADQVIPMIQKLKLKEYAPYNPQKDHKEQTVAAGSAS
- a CDS encoding FAD-dependent oxidoreductase, yielding MSQLLACGLFLLLVVPKAQGKEYDVVVYGGTSGAVTAAVQAKRLGKTAVIVCPDTHLGGLSSGGLGWTDTGNKAVIGGLAREFYHRVWKHYQTPDAWKWQQRKDYGDKGQGTPAIDGKQRTMWIFEPHVAEAVFDEFVKEYEIPVYRDEWLDRKSGVTKDGDRITAIKTLSGKTFQGKMFIDATYEGDLLATAGVSYHVGREANSVYGEEWNGVQTGVLHHRHHFGPNAVKEKISPYKVPGDPASGLLPRISGADPGKYGSGDDKIQAYCFRMCLTNHDENRVPFPKPEGYDPAQYELLLRIYDAGWRQTFAKFDPIPNFKTDTNNHGPMSTDNIGYNYDYPEASYERRKEIIKEHETYQKGWLYFIANDPRVPKEVQQKMQKWGLAKDEFTDNGNWPHQLYIREARRMIGEFVMTENELLKKKPTPDSVGMGSYTMDSHNVQRYVTPEGYVQNEGDIGVSTRGPYEIAYGSLVPKKGECANLLVPVCVSSSHIAFGSIRMEPVFMILGHSAATAAAIALDQKLDVQDVPYDQLKTQLIKEGQILEAPAEVKYGSNGINPETLKGIVVDDAQAKLTGLWQTSRSAKKYVASGYSHESNTRDGKAAARFETKVPQAGRYEVRYAYPPNSNRSSQVKVTVQHAGGSTSKTIDQRQTPPLEGVFISLGEFEFTPDKTAAVEVTNADANGYVIIDAVQWIPVKE
- the rfbC gene encoding dTDP-4-dehydrorhamnose 3,5-epimerase, translating into MEVEQTGFPGLLVITPRVFSDERGFFKETYQEERYKEAGVDASFVQDNASRSTAGILRGLHYQIQHPQAKLVHVMEGEILDVCVDLRKNSPTFGQSYSIRLTGENHKQLYVPPGFAHGFYVMSPQVDFVYKCGDYYYPEHDRTLLWNDPDLGIDWPLSGEPLLSEKDRRGLPLKECEVFESL
- a CDS encoding N-acyl-D-amino-acid deacylase family protein produces the protein MKLLRLQVSLCLLLLALMPLRTLSAQESASYDLLLKGGTIIDGTGKAGFTGDLAIKDDRIVKIAPEIEASADQVISCKGLIIAPGFIDLHNHSDRQIVSPLTRANMNFITQGCTTVVTGNCGSGPVDTGEYYRQIDAAGSGTNVMHLIPQGSLRDHVMGSGQREPTEAELKKMQELARRAMLDGAWGMSTGLIYVPSSYADTDELITLAKIVAEYNGIYASHIRNESTELLAAVNEALKIGQQAKLPVHISHFKSSGRDAWGLVLRAAAMIDEARQQGQTVTADQYPYIASSTSLGATLIPAWARAGGNKELVARLEAPETSKKIIKQIEKNIEKREGGSAVRIARYADRPNWVGKNLQQIADQEQKSILEIVLEITRHGGASVVNFSMNEEDVRQIMKIDWVATASDGRAYLPGSDRPHPRNYGTFPRKLGYYSLQEKVIPLEKAVRSASGLPADILGLTDRGYLKEGAYADIVVFDPAKLIDQATFDNPHQYSEGIRYLFVNGTPAINGGFPTGSLAGKALRRPQPEK
- a CDS encoding S1C family serine protease — translated: MQRTLVSAMALFLLSLAPANAQEVEVRKPVVTPVAPAKLSEVFFKTVPDSLEDLQEIERQVTSLTEKSIHSTVSVRVGDAQGSGVIIDNKAGYILTAAHVIGLAQKDATIILHDGRTLKGRTMGLNRGLDAGLVKLIEDDEVDISKLTAAKMGDISQIKTGEWVMATGHPNGYQAGRPPVVRLGRVVTRKKHLLQTDCTLIGGDSGGPLYNMQGEVVGIHSRIGPSTSWNFHIPVSAFQDDWEKLVSGDMWGAKPLGQNAVLGVNGETTDQGCKVTGVTRGFPAEIAGLKENDIIYQLNDEKITGIEQLAEVVQQYKPGQTVQVQLTRDGKSMSFEVQLAARD